Below is a window of Dehalococcoidales bacterium DNA.
AAAGCCTGCCCAGGCAAAAGACACAACCGTAAATATCACACTATTCTCATCCAGGGCAATAATTACCCCAAATATAGAAATCGCCAGCAAGGTAATCCGCGTAATCAGCATTACCTGTTTATCGGTAGCTTCTTTCTTCATGATACCTTGAAAGATATTTTTCGCAAATGCCGAAGAGGCGATAAGAAGATAAGAATCTGATGAACTCATTGTCGCTGCGAGGATACCGGTCATAAAAATGCCAGCCAGCAACGGAGGCAGAAGCCCTGTCGACATGATTATAAAAATACTTTCTGATGAACTCTGAGTAAGTAATTCTGCCGGATATAAAACCCTGCCAATCAGGCCAATCATCACAGCAGCAACAAGAGATATTACACACCAGACTATGGCGATTCTTCTCGATTTTCTCAGGTTGCTGGGATCCTTGATAGCCATAAACCGCAGAAGCACCTGGGGCATCCCGAAATACCCCAGGCCCCATGAAAGTGTTGAGAGGATGGTCAAAAATCCGTAAGTTCCCGCCGGCCCGAAAAGGGGCTCACCGCTTGAGCCGACTTGCTGCACTCCATCAACAACCTGGGGTGAGGCTATACCAAAAAATTCAAAAAATCCCGGAATACTTTTTATATTATCGATAATATCTGGTATTCCCCCAGCTGCAGATATCCCCATTATGGTTACCGCGCTAAGAGCGACTATCATTACTATACCTTGGACAAAATCGGATACGCTTTCGGCCAGAAAACCACCAACATAGGTATATAACACAACAGCAGCGGCGCCCAAAATCATTACAAGCTGATAGTTCACATCAAACAACGTGCTGAATAATTTTCCAAAGGTCACAAAACAGCTTGCCGCATACACTGCAAAAAAGATGAGGATAAATATGGCTGCAATTGAAAGTATAACTTTCTTATTCTCCTTGAAACGCTGGCTAAAAAACTCCGGAATTGTAATAGCATTACCGGCAATTATTGAGTAATTACGCAATCTCCTGGCTACCAGCAACCAGTTAAGGTAAGTACCAATCGCCAGCCCTATTGCAGTCCAAATGGCATCACTCATCCCAAACCAGTAAGCAACACCCGGAAGCCCCATTAACAACCAGCCGCTCATGTCGGAAGCTTCAGCGCTCATAGCTGTGACCCACGGACCCAGAGATCTTCCTCCAATAAAATAGTGCTCGCTGCTTTGATTGGAGCGCCTGTAGAAATAGAAACCGATACCTATCACCAAGGCCAGATAAGCAAGCATGGCAATAAGTATCTGTATTGAATCACCGCTCATGCCTTTTCTTGTTCTCCTTTACAATTAGTGTGTTATGTCAAAGGAACACAGTTGCCCAGTTCCTGTAAGAGAATTAATTGCCCTGCTGGCGGCACCAAGATGACAACAGAGTCGCAAGTCTTCTCCATGTTTACTCGTTAAGACTTTGTTATTAAAGATTGCTCATATAATATGAGAACTTGTCTATTAACCTGATAAGATACTCTTAATGAGTAAGCCTGGTCAAGACCATACAATTATTATCCCATCCTCGGCTGCCATATCAACAGCCAAAATTATCTTGACTATAACGTAACGTTATACTTTATAATCCCCTGTAATGAAATTACCGATTAGTAAAATGGCACATCTTGCTGGTATCAGTGTACGCACCCTGCACTACTATGACGAAATCGGCCTGCTTAAACCTGCTTCTGTCACACCTGCAGGATACCGGTTATATAGCGAAGAGGAAGCCATGACACTGCAGCAAATAATGTTTTTTCGTGAAATTGGATTTTCCTTAGCGAGCATTAAAGAAATAATAAACCAGCCAGGCTTCGATGGGCTTAAAGCGTTAAGGGATCATCGAGCAGTGCTGTTAGAAAAAATCAGGCGAACCAGCCAGTTGATTGATACAATCGATAAGACAATAAAAAAATGGGAGGGAGAAATAGAAATGGAAATTAGTGAATACTACCAGGGTTTTAACGATAAGGACATAAAAAGATACCGCAGCGAAGCTCGCCGACGCTGGGGTGACCAGGTAGTAGAAGAAAGTGAAAAGCGGGTAATGAACATGGGAAAGAGCAAATTTGAAGCCCTCCAGGAAAAAGGAAACGGAATTTTTCAGTCTATTGCAGACAACATGAGTAAAGGCGCCGAAAGCGAACCAGTCCAGAAACTGGTTTCTGAATGGCGGGAATGGCTAAATGCCTTCCACGATTATTCCGACGAGGCTGCCTTGAACTTGGGGCACATCTACAGTGAAGACGCTGAATTCGCAGCTTTTTTTAATAAATTCCACCCGGATTTACCTGATTTTCTTACTCGTGCAATTGTTTATTATTTTAAAACAGGTGAATAACACAACAATATAAAAAGTTAAAGCAATAATCCAACAAGCCAAAAAATCAGCATACCGGCAATGACTGTAATGCTAAGGGATTTCAACCTGAACGCAATTATAGCGGTCGGTACAGCTGTCAGAAGCTCCGGTTGAAAAAAGTTTATTGTTCCCCCCTCTTCCGGGATCACCAGCAAAGGAAACAATAACGCTGCCAGTATGGCTACCGGTATGAGATCCAGCCACTCAATTAACCATTCTGGCAGTCTTCGCCCGGAAAGTACAACTAGCGGAATCCAGCGTGGAACGTAGGTTACTATACACATTCCCGCCAGCATCAACAAGTATTCAGGCATTATTACTATTTTTCACCTGACGTATTTTGCGCAGAACCACAACCCCGCCAGTTGCAGCCAGCATTGAGGCGGCTATTATATACAGGTTGCCTGGCAGCACCAGTGAGAAGATAACCGCTAAAAATCCGGAAAACAAAGCAGTTACAATATATTTACGCCCCCTTAACTGCATCGCGAGCAAGCCGATGAACATGGCAACCAGGGCATAATCGATTCCAAAAGCACCTTCCGGTATAAACTCACCTGCAAACCCCCCAATGACGGTACTGGCAACCCAGGAAACATTGGAAACGTGG
It encodes the following:
- a CDS encoding MerR family transcriptional regulator, which gives rise to MKLPISKMAHLAGISVRTLHYYDEIGLLKPASVTPAGYRLYSEEEAMTLQQIMFFREIGFSLASIKEIINQPGFDGLKALRDHRAVLLEKIRRTSQLIDTIDKTIKKWEGEIEMEISEYYQGFNDKDIKRYRSEARRRWGDQVVEESEKRVMNMGKSKFEALQEKGNGIFQSIADNMSKGAESEPVQKLVSEWREWLNAFHDYSDEAALNLGHIYSEDAEFAAFFNKFHPDLPDFLTRAIVYYFKTGE
- the putP gene encoding sodium/proline symporter PutP, giving the protein MSGDSIQILIAMLAYLALVIGIGFYFYRRSNQSSEHYFIGGRSLGPWVTAMSAEASDMSGWLLMGLPGVAYWFGMSDAIWTAIGLAIGTYLNWLLVARRLRNYSIIAGNAITIPEFFSQRFKENKKVILSIAAIFILIFFAVYAASCFVTFGKLFSTLFDVNYQLVMILGAAAVVLYTYVGGFLAESVSDFVQGIVMIVALSAVTIMGISAAGGIPDIIDNIKSIPGFFEFFGIASPQVVDGVQQVGSSGEPLFGPAGTYGFLTILSTLSWGLGYFGMPQVLLRFMAIKDPSNLRKSRRIAIVWCVISLVAAVMIGLIGRVLYPAELLTQSSSESIFIIMSTGLLPPLLAGIFMTGILAATMSSSDSYLLIASSAFAKNIFQGIMKKEATDKQVMLITRITLLAISIFGVIIALDENSVIFTVVSFAWAGFGATFGPIMLFSLFWKRTTRMGAIAGMLTGGGVVLIWKLLLKPMGGFFGIYELLPAFVLSCLAIVVVSLLSNPPDQKILDDFEAAKIA
- a CDS encoding AzlD domain-containing protein; its protein translation is MPEYLLMLAGMCIVTYVPRWIPLVVLSGRRLPEWLIEWLDLIPVAILAALLFPLLVIPEEGGTINFFQPELLTAVPTAIIAFRLKSLSITVIAGMLIFWLVGLLL